A genomic window from Purpureocillium takamizusanense chromosome 2, complete sequence includes:
- the ATG16 gene encoding autophagy protein 16, interacts with Atg12p-Atg5p (EggNog:ENOG503P5FB~COG:U), whose protein sequence is MPSWREEYLLSLQDVETKNPVNMDLVQACTQATPPRRPSLPLSGGRGLTERAGSQMADRIAALEAEKSALQSQITNPSTGGGGNAAGRKTVASSSPSTPSDDPGVSQLRVDLAESLRAKGVAESRLRTAEEELGKLRTKTKDDARSIRDLTADRASVRMRLKDQEHELREQRKLLEQVQDEMITLNLQVSVAEKERDKARKENKELVDRWMKRMAQEADAMNLANEPLFDKTR, encoded by the exons atgccaaGCTGGAGAGAAGAGTATCTCTTATCCCTCCAGGATGTGGAGACCAAGAATCCAGTCAACATGGACCTTGTCCAGGCCTGTACGCAAGCTaccccgcctcggcgcccttcCCTCCCTTTGTCTGGCGGCCGTGGGTTGACAGAGAGAGCAGGCTCCCAGATGGCCGACCGGAtagccgccctcgaggccgaaaAATCCGCCCTGCAATCGCAAATCACAAACCCCAGCacgggtggtggcggcaatGCAGCAGGCCGAAAGACCgtcgcgagcagcagcccgtcgacgccgtcggacGATCCAGGCGTCTCGCAGCTGCGTGTTGATCTCGCCGAGTCGCTCCGCGCCAAGGGCGTCGCAGAGTCCCGCCTCcgcaccgccgaggaggagctcggcaAGCTGCGGACCAAGACAAAGGACGACGCGCGATCCATCCGCGACCTGACGGCCGACCGGGCGAGCGTCAGGATGAGATTAAAGGACCAGGAACACGAGCTGAGAGAACAGAggaagctgctcgag CAAGTGCAAGACGAGATGATTACGCTTAACTTGCAAGTCTCCGTCGCCGAAAAGGAGCGCGACAAGGCAAGAAAGGAAAACAAGGAGCTCGTTGACCGGTGGATGAAGCGTATGGCACaagaggccgacgccatgaaCCTCGCAAATGAACCCCTCTTCGACAAGACCCGCTGA